A part of Tardiphaga sp. vice304 genomic DNA contains:
- a CDS encoding cyclase family protein yields the protein MNIKVSKEAIAEATKKLSNWGRWGEDDQIGTLNYVTPKHITEAAKLVKQGKVFGMGIPLNQQGPQSGLFGGRWNPIHTMLATGTDAIAGRQDEINKMRYADDAINMPVQSATHWDSLGHVFNHDKMYNGHDARNVDSRGVHKLGIEHTRDRMVGRGVLLDVARYKGVESLDDGYAISNDELDAVAKKQGVTIQEADFVIIRTGHMERCLKNNVWGGYAGGDAPGVKFENCYWSFEKKLAAICSDTWGVEVRPNETLEVAQPWHWVVIPAMGLTMGEIFYVADLAEDCAADGVYEFMFAGPPLVITGGTGSPINPLAIK from the coding sequence ATCAGATCGGTACCCTCAATTACGTGACACCAAAGCACATCACCGAGGCCGCCAAGCTGGTGAAGCAGGGCAAGGTGTTCGGCATGGGCATTCCGCTAAACCAGCAGGGTCCTCAAAGCGGACTTTTTGGCGGACGCTGGAACCCGATTCATACCATGCTCGCCACCGGTACCGACGCGATCGCCGGCCGGCAGGACGAGATCAACAAGATGCGGTATGCCGACGACGCCATAAATATGCCGGTGCAGTCTGCAACTCACTGGGACTCTCTCGGCCATGTTTTTAATCACGACAAGATGTACAACGGCCACGACGCCCGTAACGTCGACAGCCGGGGCGTGCATAAGCTTGGCATCGAACACACTCGCGACCGTATGGTCGGTCGTGGCGTCTTGCTAGATGTCGCGCGTTACAAGGGTGTCGAATCGCTCGATGACGGTTACGCGATCTCGAACGACGAACTTGATGCCGTCGCCAAGAAGCAGGGCGTGACGATACAGGAAGCCGACTTCGTCATCATTCGCACCGGTCACATGGAGCGCTGCTTGAAGAACAATGTTTGGGGCGGCTACGCAGGCGGCGATGCGCCGGGCGTCAAGTTTGAGAACTGCTATTGGAGCTTCGAGAAGAAGCTCGCCGCGATCTGCTCAGACACCTGGGGCGTCGAGGTTCGTCCCAACGAGACACTGGAAGTTGCACAACCTTGGCACTGGGTCGTCATTCCCGCAATGGGATTGACGATGGGGGAGATATTTTACGTGGCGGATCTGGCCGAAGATTGTGCTGCGGACGGAGTCTATGAATTTATGTTCGCCGGCCCCCCGCTGGTGATTACAGGTGGAACCGGTTCGCCGATCAATCCTTTGGCGATTAAGTAG
- a CDS encoding OsmC family protein — protein MTSHGKIRFDVIFEAVGHNDAKFRNDVQVFMRGAHPASYHLPTDEGAMHGGDASAPYPLAYFASALTACVMTQIRAFAKRLSLKVDNFDVSTRCHWQGEQVGNAPYVSVPVAFNMDIDIRGQLSNSDKRELLKAAQSGCFIEASLKPGLVVHRLLLDDEWTEV, from the coding sequence ATGACTAGTCATGGTAAAATAAGATTCGATGTTATCTTTGAAGCCGTGGGGCATAACGACGCGAAATTTCGTAACGACGTTCAAGTATTCATGCGGGGAGCGCATCCTGCCTCATACCATCTTCCTACGGATGAAGGTGCGATGCACGGCGGTGACGCTAGTGCGCCCTACCCGCTCGCATATTTCGCGTCGGCTCTGACCGCCTGCGTAATGACCCAGATCCGGGCATTCGCGAAGCGCCTTTCGCTCAAGGTTGATAACTTTGACGTTAGTACGCGGTGCCACTGGCAGGGCGAGCAAGTTGGTAATGCGCCTTACGTGAGCGTTCCAGTTGCTTTCAATATGGATATAGATATTCGTGGACAGCTCAGCAATTCCGACAAGCGCGAATTACTAAAAGCCGCTCAGTCCGGCTGCTTCATCGAAGCTTCGTTAAAACCCGGACTCGTAGTTCATCGTTTATTGCTTGATGATGAGTGGACCGAAGTTTAG
- a CDS encoding IS5 family transposase (programmed frameshift) encodes MTDLFLLTAAQMRRIKPYFPLSHGIARVDDRRVISGIVFVIRNGLRWRDAPHEYGPHKTIYNRLVRWSRLGVFNKIFAELARKAGKPARLMIDATHLKAHRTAASLLKKGLFPRRIGRTKGGLNSKLHAVCDGQGRPVIMLLSEGQMSDYKGAALIIDALPQARELLGDKGYDADWLRQALAERGIKACIPSRSNRKTPIEHDRVLYRQRHKIENMFGRLKDWRRIHTRYDRCAHTFMSAICIAATVIFWL; translated from the exons ATGACTGATTTGTTTCTGCTGACAGCGGCGCAGATGCGCCGTATCAAACCTTATTTTCCATTGTCGCATGGAATTGCGAGGGTTGATGACCGGCGGGTGATCAGCGGGATCGTCTTCGTCATCAGAAACGGACTTCGCTGGCGTGATGCGCCGCATGAGTATGGCCCCCATAAGACGATCTATAATCGGCTTGTGCGCTGGAGCCGTCTCGGCGTTTTCAACAAGATCTTCGCTGAATTAGCTCGCAAGGCTGGCAAGCCAGCCCGCCTAATGATCGATGCGACGCATCTGAAAGCGCACCGCACCGCCGCAAGCCTTTTAAAAAAGGGCCTGT TTCCCCGACGTATCGGCCGCACGAAAGGCGGCTTGAACTCCAAGCTGCACGCCGTCTGCGATGGTCAGGGACGGCCGGTCATCATGCTGCTCAGTGAGGGCCAGATGAGCGATTACAAAGGTGCGGCCTTGATAATCGATGCACTGCCGCAGGCCAGAGAGTTGCTCGGCGACAAAGGGTATGATGCCGACTGGTTGAGACAGGCTCTTGCAGAGCGCGGCATCAAAGCCTGCATTCCATCCAGATCAAATCGCAAAACGCCGATCGAGCATGATCGTGTCCTCTATCGCCAGCGCCACAAGATCGAGAATATGTTCGGCAGGCTCAAAGATTGGCGACGTATCCACACCCGTTACGACCGATGCGCTCACACATTCATGTCCGCCATCTGCATCGCTGCCACCGTCATCTTTTGGCTCTGA
- a CDS encoding SDR family oxidoreductase, translated as MDLDINGLRVLVTAGASGIGLSIARAFAAEGAKVHVCDIDRAALATLAVSHPDITQTHCDVADRPAVQYLFNEAIAQLGGLDALINNAGIAGPTARIEHIHPDEWDRCLDICLTGQFNCTRLAVPLLRESTNASIVNLSSMAGKVGFALRAPYAAAKWGVIGFTKSLSIELGPDNIRVNAILPGLVAGDRQRRVLETKAQQRGISFNEMETTAFSFTSIKEYVTPQQVADQILFLCSRRGRTISGQAISICGDTQMLG; from the coding sequence ATGGATCTCGATATCAATGGTTTGCGCGTGCTTGTGACCGCCGGCGCCAGTGGCATCGGGCTATCCATTGCGCGCGCGTTCGCGGCCGAAGGTGCAAAGGTTCACGTGTGCGACATCGATCGCGCGGCGCTTGCAACGCTCGCCGTCAGTCATCCCGACATCACTCAGACGCATTGCGATGTTGCTGACCGACCAGCAGTGCAATATCTATTTAACGAAGCGATAGCGCAGCTTGGTGGGCTTGACGCACTGATCAATAATGCTGGTATTGCCGGACCCACTGCCAGAATCGAGCATATACATCCCGACGAATGGGACCGCTGCCTCGATATTTGCCTCACCGGGCAGTTTAATTGCACACGCCTCGCTGTGCCGCTGTTACGCGAGAGCACCAATGCTTCAATCGTAAATCTCTCCTCGATGGCTGGCAAAGTAGGATTTGCGTTGCGCGCACCTTATGCCGCAGCGAAATGGGGAGTGATCGGCTTCACCAAATCACTCTCAATCGAATTGGGCCCCGACAACATCCGGGTTAACGCCATCCTGCCTGGCCTTGTCGCCGGTGATCGCCAGCGCCGCGTGCTGGAAACAAAAGCACAACAGCGCGGCATCTCATTCAACGAGATGGAAACCACGGCCTTCTCCTTCACTTCGATTAAGGAATACGTGACGCCCCAACAGGTCGCAGACCAGATCTTATTTCTCTGCAGCCGGCGCGGGCGTACGATCTCCGGCCAAGCTATTTCGATCTGTGGCGACACGCAGATGTTAGGATAG